AGTCGCACTATCCCCGCTACCAGGAGCGCGCGCAGCGGAAGATGCCGAAGATGGGCGACATCTCGGCGCGCTCCGCCCTGACGATCCACCGGGGCACGGCCAATCAGTCGGACAAGTCCCGGCCGGTCCTCGTCCTCGGCGTCGACGCGCCTTGTGCCCGCAACGCGGATCGTCACGACCTGCAGCTCACCCGGCGCTACCACGACTCGCTCCCCCCGGAGGTGCGCCGGCACCTGACGTACCGGGTGGTCGAGGAGCTGCAGCCCATCGAGCAGGTTCACACCATCGAAGGCCTCGTGATGGGCGACGCCTGACCCTCCGGTTCCACGGATGGGCGGGCCAGTCCCGGAGCAGGGGAGTGGCCCGGGGCACGGCCTGTTACCAGCCCGGTCCGAGGTCCCATGGAACCGGGCGGCGTGATGTCCAAGCTTCCGTCAGGCACCTGACTCCGCCGGAGGCACATCGCATGCAGAACACGAAGAAGTGGGACGAGACCCGGGGGGCTCTTCCGGAGCTCGTCTGCCTGTCACACCTGCGTTGGGGCTTCGTCTTCCAGCGCCCGCAGCACCTCATGTCACGCTTCGCGCGTGAGCGCCGCGTCTTCTTCGTGGAGGAGCCGGCCTGGGGCCCCGGGCCCACCCGTCTGGAGGTCACCCGCTCGCCCGAGGGCGTCTGGGTGGCTGTTCCCCACCTCCAGGTGGAGGGGGCCACCCAGGTGACGCCCGATCCTCCGCCCGGCACCCGGGTGGATCCGGAGCGCCTCGTGCGGATCCAGCGCGAGCTGCTCGAGGCGATGCTGGTGGACGAGGGCGTGAACGACTTCGTGCTCTGGTACTACACGCCCATGGCCCTCGCCTTCTCGCATGCGCTGCGGCCTCGCGCGGTGGTCTACGACTGCATGGACGAGCTGTCCGCCTTCAGCGGTGCACCGCCCCTCCTGGTGGAGCGCGAGCGGGAGCTGATGCGCCGCGCGGACGTCATGTTCACCGGCGGCCACCACCTCTACGAGGCCAAACGGGAGCAGCACGCCAACGTGCACCCCTTTCCCAGCAGCGTGGACGTGCCGCACTTCGCGCAGGCGCGCCTGGGGCCGGCCGATCCCGCGGACCAGGCCGCTCTTCCCCGGCCGCGGATCGGCTTCTGCGGCGTCATCGACGAGCGGATGGATCTGGCCCTGGTGGAGGGCGTCGCCCGGGCTCGTCCGGACTGGCAGCTGGTGATGGTGGGGCCCGTGGTGAAGATCTCCCCGGACAGCCTGCCGCGCCTGCCCAACATCCACTACCTGGGGGGCAAGAGCTACAAGGAGCTGCCGGTCTACCTCGCCAACTGGGATGTGGCCATGACGCCCTTCGCCCGCACCCGGGCCACGCGCTTCCTGAGTCCCACCAAGACGCCCGAGTACCTCGCGGCGGGCAGGCCCGTGGTGTCCACCTCCATCCGGGATGTGGTGCGTCCCTACGGCGAGCAGGGCCTGGTGCGCATCGCGGATACGCCGGAGGCCTTCGTCCAGGCGGTGGAGGCGTGCCTGTCCCAGTCGACGGAGGCCTGGCTGCCGCGCGTGGACGCGTTCCTCTCGCGCCTCTCCTGGGACCACACCTGGAGCGGGATGAAGCAGCGCATCGACGAGGCAGTGGAGGCGCGCATGGGCGCCGGGCTCGTGGAGGGGTGAAGTGTTCCACGAGCCCGTGCAGGTCCCCTCTCCCTCTGGGAGAGGGGTACGATCCGTCCGGTGGCTGCTAACTGCCCGCAGGCACAAAGGAAAGCCGCGCCTCTCCCACTGTTCGACCGGCAGGGCATGGGGCGGGACGGCTCGCGGGCAGCTTCCCGGGCCCGGTCGGTTGGTGGGTGACGTGGCGCGGAAGGCCAGCAGCTACAGGCCGGGCAGGGGGCCGGGGTATCAGCCCCCAGGGAAAACGCCATGAGAGCGCTGGGGACCCCAAGAAAGGGTCCAGATACGCAAACGATTAACCGCTAATTCTCTGCTCCAATGCTGCAATATGCAATCGATGCCTCTACTCGTGTTCCTCCCCATCTGTTTGTTCCTCCCAGGCCACTTTCATGCATGTGCCACGGAAGGAGCACGTTTTTTCCGTACTGCCCATTGAGAGCGCCAGCTTGTGCTCAGAGACAACAACACACCCCACATTAACGGGTGTATTGCGCCCGTCGGGGTCGTAATACGTCCTCACTCCGGACTCGCCGATCACGTTGTTAAGGTCATGGGGACATTCCCCGCCGTCTTTGATCAGGGTGAAGCTCTTGCGTACAGACCAATAATTCTTCGCCTCAATGCTCCGCATCAACTCATCCTCAACGCTCTGGAGGACGCGAGTGGTGTCCGGAGTCGAAGATACGGGGATTGATGTCTCGCTTGGACCTAACGGATTCGCGAGAAGATTCCGTCCTAAATCGGACTGACCGCTCACCTTGATGGGTGCACCTCCCCCAATGTAGACATTTGTATCACCGCTCCCGGTCGTTATGTTTACATCCAATCGATAGTGTACGACTTGGGGGGGCGGAATCGAGTGAGGCGGAGGCGGAGGTGGGTTCAGGACGCTAACAACTGCATAGGTCAGAGCACCAAAAAGTGGAGCCGCTAGCCACTTCAGTAACGTCAGGAGCCTATCCCCTTCAGGGGTTTGTGCCATCGAGCGGAACAGCCGAAGCATTGGGATGCTCCTTTGGAATCAAGAGTCTGCGAACAAATCCTGACGTGTATCCTTGCCCTCTTGACTCGCGAGCATAACACGTTGTGCCCGCCTACCTCACCCGGACCCTGGAGCGCTGCTTGAAACCAATTTTCGCCCAGACTCACGAGAATATTTCAACCACAGCAACCGCAGACACACCTGTCTCCCCGTCACACCAAAACCCACCCAGGCATACCCCACGTTCAGGCCAACTCCATGCTGGGTGTAGAACCCCACGCATCAGCCGAGAACATTTCATATCGTCCCATTGTGCATACTCATCAACTTTTGGGATAGCTGGGCACAAATAACATGAACGCGAGGATCCATGAGTAACTCACTTGGAGAGCAGATTCTACTGGCTTTCTTTGACAAGCTGGTGCTCACGGCAACTGGCAGCGTAGTGATAGTGTATTTCACAGGCATGGCTATAGAGCGATACAAAAGAACGCAGTCCGTCATGATTGAGCTGGGGAAATTGATTGCAACGGGCTTCGTGGAGTTGGTGAAGAAAATATCAATTTGCGATATGCAAATTTCGTTGATAGCCCAGCAGGCCGAATCAAAAGGCGCGCTGCAATTTGTTGCCCAGCAAGACAGGGAGGCGCTGAAAGACGCCGTCAAGAATCTTGGAGATGACCTCAAAAAGGTTGCATTCTTGCTGGACGAGAAGACCAGGGGAATGGTGATGGATTACTATGTGTTTGTGTCGGACTTGGCTAGTAGCGACGATCTTGTTTATCTTGGTGGGCTAAAGAAAGCGGCAAAGATGGGGGAGAATCTTAAGTCCAATCTTCGTCTTTTCCTTCCGCCGCTCCCCTCGGCGGATTCAAACTAGAGCGTGCCATTTGGTCAATGGAGTGGTGTCGCTCTAGTTTTTAGCAGCCGATCCAGTCACCCCCCGGGAGCAATCTGTCGAGGCCCCTAAGCTGTTCCTCAGCCATCCGGCGGTATTGCGGCACGATCTCCACGGCGAGAACATCACGCATCTGCTGGCGGGCACCTTCAAGGTCTCCCGAGTCCCGGAGGCTCGTCATCTGGTACATGGAGTCCAGGAATCGGCGTTCACTTTCCCGGAAGCGAGAGAGAATCATCCCCATCAGGGCCTCGGCGCCTTCCGGGCTCCTTAGGGCCTCTTCCGTCTCGGTGTCGCTGATGGCCGCCGTGGGGGCGGTCCGGCGTAGAAGGGCGCGCAAGTCGTCGGTGAGTTCCAGGGTATGACCCCGCTGAGCTCGGAGGGAGAGCGCCGCGAGTTGCTGCCGGTCGTGTAGGTTCGGGTTGAGCCGCCCGGTTGCATGCACCTGAGCCAGCCCGGCCAAGTTCTCAAGAGCAATTTTGGCTTGCTCCCGATAGTGGGGGACCACCTCCACGGAGAGCACGTCACGCATGACTTGCTGTGCCCCGTCGAAGTCCCCCTCTTCTCGCAACTTCTTCGCTTGGTTTCGAGCGTCGGTTAGGCGCCAAGATCCATCATGGATGCGCCGGTTAATTTCCCGTAGCATCGTCGTGGCGGCGGGCAAACTGCGCAAAGCATCTTCCGCATCCTGCTTGCTGATGGCCACCTCCTGAGCGACCCGCAGAAGAAGGGCGCGCGTCTCGTCGGTGAGATTCAAGGGGGCGCCGTTTTCGAGCACGGCACGAGCCAATTCCCACACATCGTCCCAATCCGTCTCACCGCTCATGTGCGCACCTGCATTTGAGGGTCAGTGGCATTTCTTGGTAGGCCATTTGTGCTGCCCTTCACACAACCGCAGGCAATCGTGGCAATCACCCGTCCACCCGTCGTTTTGACAATCGTTATAAGCCTCAATGCACTTCTGTTTCCACTTGGGCAAGGAAGCGTTGTTGGAGAAGTCGTCCTCATCTTCGTCAACATCAGAGCCAGCGCGCACAGCTCGGAGCACTTGATCAACCTCGGATTGCGTCGCTCCACAAGCGCCTACCGGGTCCTGTGGATGCTTCTTGATGCAGCACGTCATGGTGGAGTCGCTAGGCCGACAGTCCATCGTGGCCGATTGCGCCAGAACTACGGGACGGTTCGACGTATAGGTGTAGCGCGTCGTCCCACCGGAGTAGACGTAATGCGCCCTACGAGCCGAGCAACCAGACGTGAGGACCCCCAAAACCAGGGCCCCGAAGACGAAGAAGCCGGAAGTCAAGTTTTTCATGCTCACCAGACTAGAGCGGAGGGCTTTTCGGACGCCATGACGGACGAAGACTCGGAGGGCTGTACGTTCGTTCGGGCTATCGGATAGGTTGGCCCGCTGTATGCGGAATTTCTTACCTCGCCGGTCTGCCCTACTTCTCGTCCTTGTGGCGTCCGTGGCTGCCTCCAGAGAGCGATTCGGGAGCGAACGCATCCCCTCAGTTCGAAGCGTCTACGTCCGGAACGCCCCACAGGAGAGGGCCGAACAGTTATTCGTGACTCGGGACGTGACGACCGTTCTCCGGTTTCAGCAACCCTGCACCGAGGCAGGAACGAAAA
The sequence above is drawn from the Archangium gephyra genome and encodes:
- a CDS encoding DUF2381 family protein gives rise to the protein MRNFLPRRSALLLVLVASVAASRERFGSERIPSVRSVYVRNAPQERAEQLFVTRDVTTVLRFQQPCTEAGTKMLGWEGRFEPVMCAGKRVLIEPLSSP
- a CDS encoding glycosyltransferase family 1 protein — translated: MQNTKKWDETRGALPELVCLSHLRWGFVFQRPQHLMSRFARERRVFFVEEPAWGPGPTRLEVTRSPEGVWVAVPHLQVEGATQVTPDPPPGTRVDPERLVRIQRELLEAMLVDEGVNDFVLWYYTPMALAFSHALRPRAVVYDCMDELSAFSGAPPLLVERERELMRRADVMFTGGHHLYEAKREQHANVHPFPSSVDVPHFAQARLGPADPADQAALPRPRIGFCGVIDERMDLALVEGVARARPDWQLVMVGPVVKISPDSLPRLPNIHYLGGKSYKELPVYLANWDVAMTPFARTRATRFLSPTKTPEYLAAGRPVVSTSIRDVVRPYGEQGLVRIADTPEAFVQAVEACLSQSTEAWLPRVDAFLSRLSWDHTWSGMKQRIDEAVEARMGAGLVEG
- a CDS encoding DUSAM domain-containing protein — its product is MSGETDWDDVWELARAVLENGAPLNLTDETRALLLRVAQEVAISKQDAEDALRSLPAATTMLREINRRIHDGSWRLTDARNQAKKLREEGDFDGAQQVMRDVLSVEVVPHYREQAKIALENLAGLAQVHATGRLNPNLHDRQQLAALSLRAQRGHTLELTDDLRALLRRTAPTAAISDTETEEALRSPEGAEALMGMILSRFRESERRFLDSMYQMTSLRDSGDLEGARQQMRDVLAVEIVPQYRRMAEEQLRGLDRLLPGGDWIGC